Proteins found in one Triticum urartu cultivar G1812 chromosome 4, Tu2.1, whole genome shotgun sequence genomic segment:
- the LOC125550686 gene encoding pre-mRNA-processing protein 40A-like, protein MQPLRQPFQLVDQDMPEANMGMSEQMPHFPQLGHHMPHSGLVLPAPRAVLPGGYMPNMGAPMQPPFYTYQQMWVPVLVHPLGSTQHHTMSPWLPSVSSSDPSPLDWQEHFSHEGKKYYYNMRTKQSSWYKPVELMIPLERADATTAWNEYTTDEGRKYYHNRVTKKSQWTIPEELKIARELAEKASSQRPDQDAQTTAGAYVGSSYAASSTHDAVAVVSERIDQELRI, encoded by the exons ATGCAACCTCTGCGGCAACCGTTTCAACTTGTTGATCAGGACATGCCAGAAGCTAACATGGGGATGTCAGAGCAGATGCCACATTTTCCGCAACTTGGGCACCATATGCCTCACTCTGGTCTTGTTCTACCTGCACCACGAGCTGTGCTACCTGGTGGATATATGCCAAACATGGGTGCCCCTATGCAGCCTCCGTTTTATACT TATCAACAAATGTGGGTTCCTGTTCTAGTTCACCCCCTGGGTTCAACTCAGCATCACACCATGTCTCCTTGGTTGCCCTCG GTTAGCTCATCTGACCCTAGCCCTTTGGATTGGCAAGAGCACTTTTCACATGAAGGGAAAAA GTACTATTACAATATGAGGACAAAGCAATCAAGTTGGTACAAACCTGTCGAGTTGATGATACCTTTGGAG AGGGCTGATGCGACTACTGCTTGGAATGAATATACTACGGATGAAGGACGGAA GTACTACCACAACAGAGTGACGAAGAAATCTCAATGGACTATTCCTGAGGAGCTGAAG ATTGCACGTGAACTAGCAGAGAAGGCGTCAAGCCAACGGCCTGATCAGGACGCTCAAACCACTGCTGGTGCCTATGTTGGATCCTCTTATGCTGCTTCAAGCACACACGATGCAGTGGCGGTCGTTTCTGAAAGAATAGATCAAGAGTTGAGGATTTGA
- the LOC125550687 gene encoding 40S ribosomal protein S27: MVLQNDIDLLNPPAELEKLKHKKKRLVQSPNSFFMDVKCQGCFNITTVFSHSQTVVVCPGCQTVLCQPTGGKARLTEGCSFRRKGD, from the exons ATGGTGCTGCAGAACGACATCGACCTGCTGAACCCGCCGGCGGAGCTCGAGAAGCTCAAGCACAAGAAGAAGCGCCTCGTCCAGTCTCCCAACTCCTTCTTCATG GACGTCAAGTGCCAGGGCTGCTTCAACAT CACTACTGTGTTCAGCCACTCACAGACCGTCGTGGTGTGCCCAGGCTGCCAAACGGTGCTCTGCCAGCCAACGGGTGGCAAGGCCAGGCTCACCGAGGGTTGCTCCTTCCGCCGCAAGGGCGACTAA